GCGCAGCCTCCAGTTCGCGCGTCAACTGCTCGTACAGCGCGCGTTCGTGCGCGGCGTGCGCGTCGATGACCCACAGGTCACCTTCGCCCTGGGCCAGCAGGTACAACTCCTGATAAATGCCGACCAGCGTCAGTTCAGGAAAATTCCGGGCGTTGACGGGCGCCCCCGTTTCCGGAGCGGCGCTCAGGGCGGGGGCCAGGCGTGCCAGCGGGTGCTCGGCCAGCGCGGCGGCCACGGCCTCACGCACGCGGGCACTCACGCCGGGCAGATCTGCCAGGGCCACCACCTGCTTGGCCGGGTGGACATTCGGGTTGTGGTCTTCAGGGGCGACCGACAGGTCCAGCACGCACAGCGGCGCCACCCCGGCCGGCAGCAGCTCCGCAAAGCCTTCAATGACGGCCCTTTCCAGTTCGGGCGGCGCCTGAATGGGCCGGCCGTTGACGCTGAAGTGCATGCGGTCACGCCGGGCGCGGGTCAGCTCCGGGCGCGACACCACGCCCCGGACGCCGCCCTGGTGGACATTCAGCACGCGGTTGGCACTCAGTGCACCGTACACGCTGGCCACGGCCCCCCGGTGGTCGGCGGGGGCGTGGGTCAGGCGGGCTTCGCCGTCCACCGTCAGTTTCCAGTGCAGCCCCGGGTGGTGCAGCACGTAGCGCCCCACCAGCGTGGTGATTTCCCGCGCCTCGGTATTCGGGCTGGCCTGCGTGCGCAGCCGCGCGGGCAACCCGGCGAAAAGGTGGCGCACCTGAACCGTCGTCCCGGCCGGCGCCGAGGTGCGCGACACCGTGATGTGCTCGCCGTGCGCCAGCACCTCTGAGGCGCCCACCTGGGCCGCGGGCCGGGTCACCAGCCCCAACTCGCCCGCCTGCGCCGCCGCCCACAACGCCTCTCCACGAAAGCCCAGTGTGGTCACGTGATCCACGGCCCGGATGTCCGGTTGCAGTTTGCTGGTGGCGTGCCGCACCGCCGCGAGCTGCACCGAATCGGCGGGAATACCGCAGCCGTTGTCGCGCACCTGCACCAGTTTCAGGCCTCCGCCCGCAAGCTCCACTTCAATGCGGGTCGCCCCGGCGTCCAGCGCGTTTTCGACCAGTTCGCGCACCACGTCCAGCGGGCGCGACACCACCTCGCCCGCCGCGATCAGGCGCGCCACGTGGGCGGGCAGAACATGAATAGCTGGGGCCACCTGCGTCATTCTGTTCACAGCATATCAAGTAGGCGAGGCCGGGAATGTGGTCGGAGAAAGCCCGGCAGACCTGCACGCAGGCGGACAGTTACTGCCCTCCTGTTTCTCTTCTGCGCCATCACCACAAATCTTTTCCAACCCCCTTACGCCTCCAGCAATTCCACCTGCCGGCCGTCCGGGTCCTGCACGAAGGCCATGTCACGTCCGCCGGGGCTGGGTTGCAGGTCGCGGGTGACGTTCACGCCTGCGGCCCGGAGCTGGGGCAGCAGGTCGCGCAAACCGGTGACGTAAACGGCGATGTGCTCGGGCCAGTGCGGGTGAACCTGCGGGGTTTCGCCTGCGATCTGGAAGAACTGGAGTTTGCCTTCGCCCAGCCGCAGCACACCCCGGCGATACCCTTCATGCGTCAGGATGTCCTTTTCGGTCACGCCGCCCAGCCGCCCGTAAAAGGCGAGGGTGGCGCTCAGGTCGCGGGTGATGAAGGAGACGTGCTTGAGCATGCGCTCAGGGTAACGTGGAGAGGCAGAAAATAAAAAACCCGCCTTCTCTGGCGGTGATAATAAAAAGATAGCCCGTTATGCGCGAAAAGTCAAATTCATGCGCCGCATCGAAAAAAGTGTGTGTCAGCGCCGGAAATGACAAGAGCCTGAGAGCTGGCGCTGCATAAGACCTCTCCCCTATCCTGGGGCATGTTCCTGCTGCGCCCTCCGACACCGGCCCAGACCGAACAGTTCCTGACGGCACAGCGGGCGCTGAAGGCCACCAGTTACCGTGAACTCTGCGCGACCCGTGAGGGACAGTGCCCGGTGGGCTACCTGTCCGATCAGCACCGCTTCGTGCTGGGCGCCGGAGAGGCGTACTTCCGGCGGGCGGTGGCGGCCCTGCGCTCGTGGCAGGTCTTCGAGACGCCTTGGGTGACCCTGCTGAACCCGGACGCGCCGTTCGAGGTGGGCGCCACGCTGGCGCTGCTGGTGCGCCACCTGGGGTTTTACAGCCTGATCGGCAACCGCGTGGTGTACCTGCTCGACGAGGAGCGCCGGGTGGGGTTCGGGTACGGCACGTTGGAAGGGCACGCGTTCGCGGGCGAGGAACGTTTTGTGGTGGAGTGGTTGCCGACCGGTGAAGTGGTGTTCGAGCTCTTCGCGTTCTCGCGCCCGGCCCTGCCGCTGGCACGGGTGGGGCAGCCGGTGGTGCGGCGGTTTCAGGCGGCAGGTGCGGCGCAGTACGGCGCAGCGATGGTGCGGGCGGTGCAGGGGCCTGAAGCGTCTCCTCATGATCCAGATGGGGGAAACGCTTCCAGCATGCCCTGAACTACACTCTGGGCATGACCTCACCAGCCACAGTCACCACGGCCGCGCCGGAGTGGTACAAGAGCGCCGTTTTCTACGAGCTGTCCGTGCGCACCTTCGCCGATGGCAACGGTGACGGGAAAGGCGATTTTCCGGGCCTGACCGCCAAGCTGGATTACCTCAAGAACCTGGGCGTGGACGTGCTGTGGCTGCTGCCTTGGTTTCCCAGCCCGCTGCGCGACGACGGGTACGACGTGGCCGATTACCGGGGCATTCACCCCGACCTGGGCACGCTGGAGGACTTCAAGACCTTCCTGGCCGAAGCGCACGGGCGCGGCCTGCGGGTGATCGGCGACCTGGTGACCAACCACACCTCAAGTGATCACGCCTGGTTTCAGGAGGCGCGCAAAGGCCCGAAACTGCCCGACGGCAGCGACAACCCGTACTTCGACTACTACGTCTGGAGCGACACCGGCAGCGAGTACGGCGAGGCGCGAATCATCTTTGTGGATACCGAGACCAGCAACTGGACGAGGGACGAGCAAAGCGGCCGGTTTTACTGGCACCGCTTTTTTTCCAGTCAACCCGACCTGAACTACGACAACCCGAAGGTGGTGGAGGAGTTGCTCTCTGCCGCGCGCTTCTGGCTGGATCTGGGCCTGGACGGCTTCCGGGTCGATGCCGTGCCGTACCTGATCGAGCGCGAGGGCACCAACTGCGAGAACCTGCCCGAAACGCACGACATCCTGAAGAAGATGCGCCGCATGGTGGACGCCGAGTACCCGGGCCGCCTGCTGCTGGCCGAGGCCAACCAGTGGCCGGAGGACGTGGCGCAGTACTTCGGCACCGAGGAAGACCCCGAGTTTCACATGTGCTTCAACTTCCCGGTGATGCCGCGGCTGTACATGAGCCTGAAAAAGGAGGACACCACCTCCATCCGCGAGATCATGGGCCGCCTGCCCCAGATTCCCAGTTTCGGGCAGTGGTGCACCTTCCTGCGCAATCACGACGAACTGACGCTGGAAATGGTCACCGAGGAGGAACGCGCCTTCATGTACGCCGCCTACGCGCCGCAGGCGGAAATGAGGATGAATGTCGGCATCCGCCGCCGCCTGACGCCGCTGCTCGACAATGACCGCCGCCGGATTGAATTGCTCAATAGTGTGCTGCTGGCCCTGCCCGGCAGTCCCATCCTGTATTACGGCGACGAGATCGGCATGGGCGACAACATCAGCCTGTTCGACCGCAACGGCGTGCGCACCCCCATGCAGTGGAATGCGGGCCTGAACGGCGGGTTCTCCACCGCTGCGCGAGAAGCGTGTTTCTTTCCGCCCATCGACGACATGGTCTACGGTTTCGAGCGGGTGAACGTGGTCGCCGCCGAGAGAGACCCCGGCAGCCTGCTGCACTGGACGTCGCGCATCCTGGGCCTGCGCCGCCAGTACCCGACCTTCGCCACCGGCGACCTGCACTTCATCGACACCGACAACCGGGCCGTACTGGCCTTCGTGCGCCAGGATCAGAATGCCACGCTGCTGATCGTCAGCAATTTTGCGGCCACGCCCCAGAGTGTCACCCTGAACCTGGCCCAGTTTGCCGACAAAACCCCCATGACGCTGGCGGGCGGTTCCAATTTCCCGGCCATTCCGCAGGACGGGGGGTACACGCTGGCGCTGGGCCGGCACGATTACTACTGGCTCAAACTGGACTGAGCCGGGTTTGAAGGCAGTGCTGAACGCTGGAGTCTGAATACAGGGACAAAGCCCGCAGAAGGGCCGAAAGACCGGTCACGTCAACCTGAATTGATGGATTTAATTTTTCCGCTGTGGGTGTGCCTATCCTGTCTGGCACACCTGTATTTCTTTCCTGGCGGTCGCCATAAGCCGTGTCTTCTACACGCCTGACACGGCCCGCCAGCGCGTTACCGACCTTGCGCGTGCCGCACAGGTTTGGCGCCCAGAGGGCGGCACAGAGCGGGGACACAGACTTTCCGGCCCTGGTCGACAAAGACCCCAGTACCGGCAGCAGCGAAGCGGGCCTGACTGTCACTCCGGCCGCCTACTTGAACGCCAATGACACCCTCAGCGGGAAATTCAGCAGCAGTCCAGCCAGGTCGTGAGCCGGGCCGGGAACACGGCCAACTTCATGGCGCAGCCTGGTCAACCTGGGCCACAGCGGCCCTACGCATTTTCACACCCGCGCAGATGGCGCTTGCCTGGAACGAGTTGACTGCCTGGGTGCACAGGGGCATGCCCCTATCAGGCGGGCTGAACATCACGAAACGCTAAACCCCGGCGGCGCGGCCAGGGGCGTACCCTGCGGCATGACCATCAAGGCGCTGTTCTGGGATATCGGCGGGGTGCTGCTGACCAACGGCTGGGACCGCGAGCAGCGGGCTGACGTGATCGCCCGTTACGGGCTGGACGCCACCGACTTTACCGAGCGGCACAAACTGGCCGTGCCGGAACTGGAGCTGGGCCGCATGACCCTCGACGAGTACCTGAGTCAGGTGGTGTTCTGCACGCCGCGCGAGTTTTCGCGTGAGGATTTCCGGGCCAGCATGGAGGCCGAGAGCCAGCCGAAGGAAGAGGTGCTGGCCCTGGCGCGTGAACTGGGCGGGCGCCACCGCATGTATTCGCTGAACAACGAAGGGCACGACCTGAACGAGTACCGCATCCGCACTTTCGCATTGCATGATTTCCTGCTGGGGTTTTTCACGTCGTGTTACCTGGGTGTCATGAAGCCCAACCCCGCCATTTACCGCCTGGGTCTGCACCTGGCGCAGGTCTCTCCCGCCGAAGCGGTCATGATCGACGACCGCATTCAGAATGTGGAGGCGGCGCGCTCGGTGGGCATGCAGGCGGTGCAGTACATCAACGCGGCGCAACTGCGCGACGAACTGGCAGCACTGGGCATCCACTGAAGCCCATTCAGACGGCAGTCAGGGCAGTGTGCTGCACTGGGCCATGACCGCAACCTGGCGAAACCTGCTGGCTTTTGTGCTCGGCTGCACCGCCGTGGCGCTCGGTTTCTGGGGGGTGCTGCAAGGGGTCAAACTGCACCACCTGCTTCCCCTGTTGGGTCTCCCGGCAGGGGCGGTTCTGCTGCTGGCAGCCTTCCGGATTTCCCTCAGCGAGTCAACGCCAGGGGCCAGAGACGCGGACAGGTGAAATTCACATCCCGGCGGAGTACAAGTGAAGGCATGCGTCCTGTACCTGTCCTGCTGACGGCTTTACTGCTGGCTGTGCCTGCTTCAGCCGCGGGCGTAGGGCTTCGTTCATTGCTCACCGGCAGCGGCGGTCAGCTGCGGGCCGGCGGGAATTCGTTCGTGGTGGTCAAACGCACCAGTGACCTCAAGCGCTTCGAGCTGGGTGTCATCGTGGCGAACCGGGCCGGCGACCGGGTGCTTGATCTGATTCTGGCCGTCAAGCGCCCGACCCTTTCCCCCAGTGAACTTGACTTGCTCAGGGGAAACGCCGCTTACGCCGCCACGCGCTGCTTTGGGCTGGACGCCACCCAGCTTCCGGTCTTCAACGCATGGATCACGCAGCAGAATGCCGGGGCGGGCCAGCGGGTCAGCGCCACCTTCGGCAAGGTAACGGCCATTTATGTGCGCCAGAACAAACCCGCCGCGCCGTACACCACCGTGGAGCTGTACCGCGAGGCCGACCGGCCCGGCATGGGGGCCTGGGTCAACTACTGCACCCGCTGACTGGCGCCAGTCTTTAGGTTTTTAACCCAGTTCGGCTTCCTGCACGATATGCAGAACGCGCTCGCGGATCTGGCGTTCCTCGCGCAGGTAACGCTGGGCGCTCATCTGCACGCCGATGCTGGCGACCACCTGATCGCCGTGGTGGTAGGGCACACCCAGAGTGCACTGCCCCGGAATCCATTCCTCGATGCTGTAGGCGTACCCCAGGCGGCGCACGCGGGCCACTTCGGTCTTCCATTCGTCCAGGGTGGTGATGCTGCTTTGCGTGCAGGCCTCGAAGGTGCTGGGGGTAATGTCGTTGAAGGCGTACAGCAGTTTGCCGCTGGCGGTGGCAGTGGCCGGCAGGTAGATGTCGAGCGGCAAGTCGATGTCCGCGTCGGGGTGGCGCTCGCGGATGGCGGCGACCACGTCCTCGCCTTCCAGCAGGCACAGGAAAGCCACGGATTTGACTTCCAGAGCCAGGCGCGTGATCAGGGCGCGGGCATCCTGGAACCACGGCAGCGCGGCCGTCAGTTGTGCACCCATCTCACTGATGTGCCAGGACAGGCGGTACTTGCCGTGTGGGGTGCGGCGCAGGAACCCGGCTTCGGTCAGGCCGGCCAGGTAGGCGTGCGCGGTGGCGCGGGGAACATCGAGGTGCGCGGCGAGGGCACGCACACCCCACTCGGGCTGGTCGGCGCTGAAGGCACCGAGGATGGTGGAGGCTTTCTGCAAGGACAGCACCCGTCCAGCCTACAGGGACACAGCGCGATTGTATAGCCCAGGCGTGCCCGTAGGTTCAGCTGCGCCACACCTCATCCGTCACGTCCGTCTAGGAATCATGCAGTTTATTAAGCCAGAAGAAAGCAATTCATTAAGACAAAACGCCACCGCCCAGAGCCAGGGTAGTCGTGAAATGAGTTTTCTCGATTACTGAGATTAAGGTTGTCCATTATACTGTCGTCCATGCAGTCCCCTCAGATGCCGCTCACGTCCTCAGGACTACTGACGGACATTGGGCGGCAAAGAATCGGGGGGGTTAATCAAGACGCCGGTATGGCCCTGGACTTGCCCCGGGGCGGGCTGTACGCCGTAGCAGATGGCATGGGCGGCCACGCCGCTGGGGAACTGGCCGCCAACCTGGCGCTCGATACCCTGACGCAGAACTACCTGGAAGGCCGGGGCCAGCCGCCCGAACGCCTGGCCGAGGCGGTGCAGGCCGCCAATCTGGCTGTGATCCGGCACGCCGTGGGCGAGTCCGTCGGTATGGGCACCACCCTGCTGGCCATCCTGATCGACGGCGGCGCGGCCCTGGTGGCGCACGTCGGCGATTCCCGCGCCTACCTGCTGCGCGACAACGAACTGCTGCGCCTCACCGACGATCACTCCTGGGTGGCCGAGCAAGTACGTCTGGGGTTCCTGACCGAGGAAGAAGCGCACGAGCACCAGTGGAAAAGCGTGGTAAACAATGCCCTGGGCGGCGAGGAGCGCGTCAGGTTGGAACTGTTCGGGCTGCCCGTGAAGGCCGGTGACCGCCTGCTGATTTGCAGTGATGGCCTTAGCGGCGTGGTGGCAGAACCTGAACTGCTGCGTTTCCTGAGCCGCCGCGACGCGCCTGAAACCGTCACGCGCCTGCTGGTGGACGCTGCGAACGACGAGGGTGGCCCCGACAACATCACGGCCGTGATCGTGGATGTCATGCGCACCCTGCCGCTGCCCCGTTACGCCCTGCCCCCCCGCACGCCAGACGGGCCGGAGTACGTGGACGTCCTGCTGACTGCCCGGCGCGGCAGCAGCCTGGTGACGTACCTGATCCTGACCCTGGTGTACTTCACTCTGCTGGGCATGATCCTGATTCCCGAGCATCGCACGCTAATCGGCCTGCTGGGACTGCTGCTGCTGGCCGTGATCGTCTTTCTTCAGGGGAGGGTGCAACGCGGCCTGGTGGCCGCCCGGAGTACCCGCCCGGCGGTGGCCCTCAAGCGCGTCGGCACCTCCCTGCGTTCAGACCCCGACCCCCCGGAACGCAAGTTGAACTGACTCTCGCCTGCCCAGGGTGCAGTGCTCCGTGAAACCCCCGGGCCGCGTGCCCTGAACCCTTCCGGGCATTACAGTACGGTCATGAAAGAAATTATCCAGACGGACACCGCGCCCGCCGCCATTGGCCCCTACAGTCAGGCCGTGAAGGTGGGGCACCTGCTGATCACCAGTGGACAGATTCCCCTGACCCCCAGCGGCGACCTGGTGGCGGGAGGCATTGCCGAGCAGACCGGGCAGGTCATGCGTAACCTCGAAGCCCTGTTGGCCGCCGCTGGCAGCGACCTGAACCGCGTGGTCAAGACTACCGTGTTCCTGGCCGACATGAACGAATTCGCCGCCATGAACGCCGTGTACGAGCAGCATTTCACCGCACCGTACCCGGCCCGCAGCACTGTGCAGGTCGCCCGCCTACCGCGCGACGTACGCGTCGAAATTGAAGTGATCGCCGACCTGAGCTAAGTCGGCTGAAGCCAGAACGCCCCGGTGAAAAGCCCGGAAGCTTTCTGGTCTGGCGCATAGAATAGGGGGTTTGTGCCTTCCGTCTCGACGCTAGGCCCCCATTCGTGGCATTGTGCTGGGGTGTTTGTCCTACCTGTTCGCTTCGAGCGAAGTCCCAAATTGCACAGCATGCTCAGCGAGCAGGACTACCCGGTGGGTACGCGCGTGGTCGTGCAGGGCAAACGCGGCCCCGAAGTCGCCACCGTGCGCGGCCAGGCCAGCCCACCCGACCCCAAAGGCCGTTACGGCGCGTTGCTGCGGGCCGCCAGCCCGGAGGAACTGAACCGCTGGGAAGACCTGCACCGGCAGGGCGAGGACTTGAAGTGGCTGCTGCGGGCCCGGGCCCGCGAACGCCGCCTGCCCGTGAAACTGGTCGCGGTGGAGTTCACGTTGGACGAGAGCCTGGTGACCATCAGTTACAGCGCCGACGAACGCATCGAGCTGGGGCCACTTATCGCCGAGTTGCGCGAACACACCCGCGCCCGCGTGAACTTTGCCGCCATCGGCCCGCGTGAGCAGGCGCAGATGCTGGGCACCCTGGGCGCGTGCGGCCGCGAGAATTGCAGCAGCACGCACCTTCAGGATTTCGCGCCGGTCAGTATCCGCATGGCCCGCGACCAGCAACTGCCGCTAAACCCTGAAAAACTCAGTGGGCCGTGCGGGCGACTGCTGTGCTGCCTGCAGTTCGAGCACACCCAGTACCTGGAACTGCTCAAGGATTTGCCACGCAAGAACGCCCGCGTGTGTCATGAAGGCAGCGGCGCCTGCGGGAAGGTCACCAAACTTCACCCGCTGAAAGGCACCGTCGACATACATACCGAGCAGGGGCCGGTGTACGACCTGCCCGCCAGTGAATTGAAACGCGCGACTGACACTCCAGCCAGCCACCCTGGCAAAAGCCGCGCCGAAAGCCCTTCAGAGTCAGAAAGATAGTCCGCCTGACGGGCCAGGCTCGACGCTATACAAAAGCGGCACCCTGGGCATTGACGACTGAACAGTGGGCGGAGCCATACGGCGTCAGTCGTCAATGTTCGTGGTTCCGCTTCTTCCCATACCTGAGAAGGTGGAAGAGTCCTCTGTGCTGTCGGGTACTTGGATTAGAGATTCAGCGACAGCCAGTCAAAATCTAACGATTCAGGATCAACGCCATTCGTAGGATTTCACACAGATGCCACTGACCGTGAAAATCATCGCGTACAGCGCAGTCAAGCGACTGACGCAGAGAACAAATAAGAAAGGTGAGAGAAAGAAAGCCATATAAACGGAATCCAAGGCCTTCTTCCTTCACACTCATGACCTATCTAACCAGCAGTTTTACTAGCGAACCCGCAGGAGATTATTTAGGCGCGCTAGAAATGCCGAACAGGAACGTGGACGTCTGTGTGGTCGGCCCCCACTGGTACCCGATGGTCGGCCCGATCAGGACGGGCAGGCGCTTATCGTAAATCAGGATGTCCCCACGCAGATAGGTGTAGTCGCCCGTCCAGTTACGGGTGGCGCGAATGCGGAAGCCGCCCAATCCGGTGTTCTGGTTAGGGTTAATCGGCGTCCTGAGCAGCAGGCTGCCATTCGTCTCCTCGTAACGGGCGAAGTTGAAGTCCGGAATGGCCACCTTACCGAACGCGAAACGTTCAAGGTGTGAGACATCCAGCAGCAGCGTACGGCTGGGATTATAGGTGGCCCCAAAGGTCAGATCCACGCTGGTCTGCGCGGTGGACTGCGCCGGGAAAGTGTACAGCCGTGCGGTGGCCACGCCGCGCACCGAGGTTGCCGGGTTCAGTTTCAAGGTATCCCTGGCGGTCACTTCCGACTGCGTGTAGGGAGCAACGACACCCTTTTGCTCGGCGATACCCACATTGTTCAGGACGCGCACCTTGTTATTCGCCACCGTGAAGGCGTACCCGACGGAGACCTTGGAATGATAGCCCGCGCCCTGCCATTTGGCGCTCCACTGTACACCCGTGTAGGGATCGTAGGTCATTTCCGCACGGGGAATCCCTGTTTTGGCGGTCGCGCCGTTATCAAACACACCAGCTGCGATCAGGACACCCTGGTAACGGGTGAAGAGGTTGTATTCCCAGTAATTGGGGCGTTTGGCCAGTGTGAAGCGAATGTCCTGCGTCAGCGGCAGTGGGAAGGCCCTTATCCCAAAGCCGTCGGACGGCGTAACCAGCACAGTCGTGGAGCCGAAACGCGAAAAGTAGTTGGGGGGAAACTTGGCGGCGAAGGCCTCCAATCCCGAAGGCTGGGGGGCTGACGCGGGGGTCACCGAACTTTGCGCTAGGGCACCCCCGCTCAACAGAGTCAGGGTGAGGAGCTTGTGTCCCAAGGACAAGCGGTTAGTAGTGAGGAGTTGAGTCATAAGCCACGTATACTATAACTTTGTTAACCGTTCACTTTTCCAGTTCAACAGTCAAAATTACTTCTACACTTTTTTACGCCCAACTCATTTTCGAGTCATGAGAAACTTGAGGCACGAAATCTCACTTCCCTACAAACTGATATTTTTGCGCATCTATAAGTCTTCTTCACTGTCTACAGGAAAAGAAAGAGTAATATCTTACAATCCGCTCGTACACCAAGGCAGTTTGCAAGGCCCGTCTATGATGCCTTGGTGGGGTCGATTACCGACCAGAATAAAAAGTCGAGAGAGACAGGTTCCTCGACTCTTCGTCAGCTTTACTTGTCTGCTGGGAAAAAGCACCACAGCATAGAAAAAGACCTGAGCTGAACGCTTGGTCGTCCGTCGTGCAGCCGATGACCTCAGCCCGTGGTGTTGAACTTGTTTTCTGGAATCATGTCGGCGAGTAAAAGCCGAACGGTCTGGCTGTCGTTCCGGCGGGCACCCTCGACCAGACGGGTCAACTCGTGTTGCAAAATATTCGGATTGACCTGCTGTAGGTTCGCGCTGAAAATCTCGCTGTGGCTGGTGGCGCTGGTACCCTCGCCGCTGGTCAGCAGTTCCTCGTACAGCTTCTCGCCAGGACGAATGCCGCTGTAGACGACATCCACGTTCCTGGCCCCACTGAGGCGGATCACGTCATGTGCCAGATCGGAAATCTTGACTGGCTCACCCATGTTGAGCAGGTACACCTTGCCGTTTTCCGCGAGCCCTCCGGCCTGGAGCACCAGTCGGGCTGCCTCGGGAATAGTCATGAAGTACCGCACCATGTCGGGGTGGGTCACGGTAATCGGGCCTCCCATCCGAATCTGCTCCATGAAGGTCGGCACTACGCTGCCGCGGCTGCCCAGCACATTCCCGAAACGCACCGACACCAGGGCCTGATGCACATTGGCACGCGCGGCCCCGGCTGCCACCACCATCTCGGCGACTCGCTTGGACGCCCCCATCACGCTGGTGGGATTGACCGCCTTATCGGTGGACACATTCACCAGCCGCGTCACACCGTACTTCAGCGACAGCTCCACGATGTTCTGGGTGCCCACCACATTGTTGAGGATGGCCTCCGAGGGTGTCTGTTCCATCAAGGGCACGTGCTTGTGGGCCGCCGCGTGAAACACCACTTCCGGGCGATACTCAGCAAAAACCGCTTCCAGCCGGGCCAGATCCCGCACATCGCCGATCAGACCAATGTGTTTGATTTCAGGCCAGTGGCGCACCAGTTCCTGCTGAATGGAAAAAATGCTGTTTTCACCACGCCCGAACAGCAGCAGGGTGGCCGGGCCGAATGGCACCAGCTGACGTACGATTTCCGAACCGATGCTGCCTCCCGCCCCCGTCACCAGAATGACGCGGCCCTTCAGGTAACTGGCGATTTCGGACGTATTTAACTTGACTGGAGGGCGGCGCAGCAGATCTTCCAGATTCACCTCACGAATCTGGCTGATATTCACGTCCCCGCTCAGAATTTCGAATACTCCTGGGATAATGCGGTAACGCACCTGGGCTTCACGTGACAGGTCAACCACCCGCCGCACGAACTCACCCGAGGCGGAAGGAACGGCAATCAGCACTTCTTCTGCCTGCTCGCGCTGCACGACCGCCAGCAGGTCACTCACCTGCCCAAAGACTGGCAGGCCCACCACGCGTTGCCGCTGTTTCAGGGGTTCGTCGTCCAGAAAACCGATGGGTTGCAGGCCCGCCTCCGGGTGACGCTGCATTTCACGAACGAACATGCTGCCGGCCTCACCAGCCCCCACGACCAGCACACGGCGCAGGGGGCCGGCTTCGCGGCGCTGCGTGGTTTCGTGAAGCAGGCGCACCGTCAGCCGCACTCCACCCATCATCAGGAAAGCCAGGCCGCCGGCCAGCAGCGGGATACTGCGTGGAAAGTCCAGCCAGGGCCGCAGAATGAATCCGGCGGCAAACACGATCAGGGTCGTGAAAGCCACCATGCGGGCCAGCAGGTTCAGGTCGAGGACACCGACCCGGTTCCAGGCCTGGTGGTGCAGGGCGTACCTCAACTCCATGACCGCCATGACCAGGGCGCTTATCAGGAGGTATGCCCAGACACTTGGGGGGATGCCTTCTCCAAACAGGGTAGGGCGTCTGAAGGCATAGGCCAGGAAGCCCGCTGCCAGCCACACGCCCAGATCGATCAGAAATTTGGTGAGGGCCGTTGAAGGGGGCATGTTCACTCTTGCTGGGCCTGGCGCATCACGTCTTCAACGATGTCTGCCATGCGGCCTACGTCTTCCGGGGTGAGGGTAGGGTGAACGAGAAACATCAGGGACGTTTCGCCGAGTTCCTGGGCCACCGGCAACCGCTCCTGAGGCCCGTACCCTGCGTCCGTAAACGCCTTTTCTAGATAGATTTCAGAGCACGAGCCACTGAAGCAGGGCACCCCCCGGGACGTAATCTCGTTCATGATGCGGTCACGGTTCCAACCTTCGCGCAGTTGCTCGGGCTTCACGAACACGTAGTACTTGTAGTAGGCGTGGTCAATCTCTGACGGCGGCAGGGTCAACCGGAAAGCCGCCACTGCCCCGAAACGCTCGTTGAGCACAGCGGCGTTGGCCCTGCGCCGCGCTGCCCATTCCGGGAG
This genomic interval from Deinococcus fonticola contains the following:
- the treS gene encoding maltose alpha-D-glucosyltransferase, yielding MTSPATVTTAAPEWYKSAVFYELSVRTFADGNGDGKGDFPGLTAKLDYLKNLGVDVLWLLPWFPSPLRDDGYDVADYRGIHPDLGTLEDFKTFLAEAHGRGLRVIGDLVTNHTSSDHAWFQEARKGPKLPDGSDNPYFDYYVWSDTGSEYGEARIIFVDTETSNWTRDEQSGRFYWHRFFSSQPDLNYDNPKVVEELLSAARFWLDLGLDGFRVDAVPYLIEREGTNCENLPETHDILKKMRRMVDAEYPGRLLLAEANQWPEDVAQYFGTEEDPEFHMCFNFPVMPRLYMSLKKEDTTSIREIMGRLPQIPSFGQWCTFLRNHDELTLEMVTEEERAFMYAAYAPQAEMRMNVGIRRRLTPLLDNDRRRIELLNSVLLALPGSPILYYGDEIGMGDNISLFDRNGVRTPMQWNAGLNGGFSTAAREACFFPPIDDMVYGFERVNVVAAERDPGSLLHWTSRILGLRRQYPTFATGDLHFIDTDNRAVLAFVRQDQNATLLIVSNFAATPQSVTLNLAQFADKTPMTLAGGSNFPAIPQDGGYTLALGRHDYYWLKLD
- a CDS encoding IclR family transcriptional regulator translates to MLSLQKASTILGAFSADQPEWGVRALAAHLDVPRATAHAYLAGLTEAGFLRRTPHGKYRLSWHISEMGAQLTAALPWFQDARALITRLALEVKSVAFLCLLEGEDVVAAIRERHPDADIDLPLDIYLPATATASGKLLYAFNDITPSTFEACTQSSITTLDEWKTEVARVRRLGYAYSIEEWIPGQCTLGVPYHHGDQVVASIGVQMSAQRYLREERQIRERVLHIVQEAELG
- a CDS encoding DUF1990 family protein, producing MFLLRPPTPAQTEQFLTAQRALKATSYRELCATREGQCPVGYLSDQHRFVLGAGEAYFRRAVAALRSWQVFETPWVTLLNPDAPFEVGATLALLVRHLGFYSLIGNRVVYLLDEERRVGFGYGTLEGHAFAGEERFVVEWLPTGEVVFELFAFSRPALPLARVGQPVVRRFQAAGAAQYGAAMVRAVQGPEASPHDPDGGNASSMP
- a CDS encoding HAD family hydrolase, which codes for MTIKALFWDIGGVLLTNGWDREQRADVIARYGLDATDFTERHKLAVPELELGRMTLDEYLSQVVFCTPREFSREDFRASMEAESQPKEEVLALARELGGRHRMYSLNNEGHDLNEYRIRTFALHDFLLGFFTSCYLGVMKPNPAIYRLGLHLAQVSPAEAVMIDDRIQNVEAARSVGMQAVQYINAAQLRDELAALGIH
- a CDS encoding VOC family protein; the encoded protein is MLKHVSFITRDLSATLAFYGRLGGVTEKDILTHEGYRRGVLRLGEGKLQFFQIAGETPQVHPHWPEHIAVYVTGLRDLLPQLRAAGVNVTRDLQPSPGGRDMAFVQDPDGRQVELLEA
- the mutL gene encoding DNA mismatch repair endonuclease MutL; translated protein: MTQVAPAIHVLPAHVARLIAAGEVVSRPLDVVRELVENALDAGATRIEVELAGGGLKLVQVRDNGCGIPADSVQLAAVRHATSKLQPDIRAVDHVTTLGFRGEALWAAAQAGELGLVTRPAAQVGASEVLAHGEHITVSRTSAPAGTTVQVRHLFAGLPARLRTQASPNTEAREITTLVGRYVLHHPGLHWKLTVDGEARLTHAPADHRGAVASVYGALSANRVLNVHQGGVRGVVSRPELTRARRDRMHFSVNGRPIQAPPELERAVIEGFAELLPAGVAPLCVLDLSVAPEDHNPNVHPAKQVVALADLPGVSARVREAVAAALAEHPLARLAPALSAAPETGAPVNARNFPELTLVGIYQELYLLAQGEGDLWVIDAHAAHERALYEQLTRELEAAPALELPQPELLHLTPEQTARLHERGEGLRRWGLTLEDFGAGLARLRTLPATLATLPVPRLHEQIVEAALGEHPDPRREVLGRLACAPALKAGMLDHGRAEHVLSALSACEQPWACPHGRPTTLRLSERELAHAFGRRNIRDVARGRDEVKR